The following proteins come from a genomic window of Phacochoerus africanus isolate WHEZ1 chromosome 9, ROS_Pafr_v1, whole genome shotgun sequence:
- the BAK1 gene encoding bcl-2 homologous antagonist/killer, translated as MASGQGPGPPSQGCGEPDPSSTSEEQVARDTEEVFRSYVFHRHQQEQEAEGAAAPTDPEMVTLPLEPSSTMGQVGRQLAIIGDDINRRYDSEFQAMLQHLQPTAENAYEYFTKIASSLFESGINWGRVVALLGFGYRLALYVYQRGLTGFLGQVTRFVADFMLHHCIARWIAQRGGWVAALDLGNGPIRNVLLVLAVVLLGQFVVRRFFRS; from the exons ATGGCATCCGGCCAAGGCCCAGGCCCCCCCAGCCAGGGCTGTGGAGAGCCCGACCCCTCGTCCACATCAG AGGAGCAGGTGGCCCGGGACACGGAGGAGGTTTTCCGCAGCTACGTTTTTCACCGCCATCAGCAGGAGCAGGAGGCCGAGGGGGCAGCTGCGCCCACCGACCCAGAGATGGTCACCCTGCCCCTAGAACCTAGCAG CACCATGGGGCAGGTAGGCCGCCAGCTCGCCATCATTGGGGACGACATCAACCGGCGATACGACTCGGAGTTCCAGGCCATGCTGCAACACCTGCAGCCGACAGCGGAAAACGCCTATGAGTACTTCACCAAGATCGCCTCCAG CCTGTTCGAGAGTGGCATCAACTGGGGCCGAGTGGTGGCTCTTCTGGGCTTTGGCTACCGCCTGGCCCTGTACGTCTACCAGAGGGGCCTGACCGGCTTCCTAGGCCAGGTGACCCGCTTTGTGGCCGACTTCATGTTGCATCACTGCATCGCCCGGTGGATTGCGCAGAGGGGTGGCTGG GTGGCAGCCCTGGATTTGGGAAATGGCCCCATCCGGAACGTGCTGCTAGTTCTGGCTGTGGTTTTGCTGGGCCAGTTTGTGGTACGCAGATTCTTCAGGTCATGA
- the LOC125135203 gene encoding gametogenetin-binding protein 1-like isoform X1, with protein sequence MEAPAPTPQAHNLGRSSMFRLFRSLVGGKGSPKSSDQALVGGQPCPLQEQDATPLMTGCQGAAGQKESWPPASLPCTLAVALPRTSPSGLELGDAGAQTPTPVQVLRVVARGVEVRSDPRRGGQEALGSLSEMDEREEEEVAGAALGDPGSSDRGRFAQALEVDQGCLQRAAGPLEVSPKALAREEEECLLDGELRLASSKVGATPWSRLLSLYKQLQKSAMTKFPLKEVSPQEDKDIEEEMEDDDSSFKFCVPGIVTLPSPLRKPFRSSDTLGFVESELKKLLVVQRESRLWKTDSPEGWELLAQSEVTLEEAGIVDSQGHQVEGEGSHLPAFGECWGPGGRMLRQQKQHPRLEGRVRSPLGVASRTEHLLLDEMDEMENWLPE encoded by the exons ATGGAggccccagccccaacccctcAGGCCCATAATCTGGGCCGCTCGTCCATGTTCCGCCTTTTCCGTAGCCTGGTGGGGGGCAAGGGCAGCCCAAAGAGCTCAGACCAGGCCCTGGTGGGGGGTCAGCCGTGCCCCTTGCAAGAGCAGGACGCCACCCCCCTGATGACTGGCTGTCAGGGAGCAGCGGGGCAGAAGGAATCCTGGCCACCTGCCTCGCTGCCCTGTACCCTCGCTGTGGCCCTGCCACGAACTAGTCCCTCGGGGCTGGAGCTAGGGGATGCGGGGGCCCAGACCCCCACCCCTGTGCAGGTCCTGAGGGTGGTGGCCCGGGGTGTAGAAGTAAGGTCAGATCCACGCAGAGGAGGCCAGGAGGCGCTGGGCAGCCTGTCTGAGATGGAcgaaagggaagaggaggaggtggcaggggcGGCCTTGGGGGACCCGGGGTCCTCAGACAG GGGCCGCTTTGCCCAAGCCTTGGAGGTGGATCAAGGATGCCTGCAGAGGGCTGCGGGGCCACTGGAAGTCAGCCCCAAGGCCTtggccagagaggaggaggagtgtcTGCTTGACG GAGAACTCAGGCTGGCCTCCTCGAAGGTGGGGGCAACGCCATGGAGCCGCCTCCTCAGCTTGTACAAGCAGCTTCAGAAGTCAGCCATGACCAAG TTTCCTCTCAAGGAAGTCTCGCCCCAGGAGGACAAAGAcatagaggaggaaatggaggacGATGACAGTTCCTTCAAGTTCTGTGTCCCAGGCATCGTCACCCTCCCGTCGCCGCTGCGTAAGCCTTTTAGATCGTCAGATACACTAG GTTTTGTGGAGTCAGAGTTAAAGAAGCTTCTGGTAGTACAGCGGGAGTCCCGCCTCTGGAAGACAGACAGCCCCGAGGGCTGGGAGCTGCTGGCCCAGTCAGAAGTCACCCTGGAGGAGGCGGGCATTGTGGACAGCCAG GGACACCAagtggagggagaaggaagccACCTCCCAGCCTTTGGGGAATGCTGGGGACCTGGGGGCAGGATGCTGAGGCAGCAGAAGCAGCACCCCAGGCTGGAGGGCAGGGTGCGGAGCCCCCTTGGTGTGGCTTCCAGGacagag CACCTGCTCCTGGACGAGATGGACGAGATGGAAAACTGGCTTCCAGAGTGA
- the LOC125135203 gene encoding gametogenetin-binding protein 1-like isoform X2 produces MEAPAPTPQAHNLGRSSMFRLFRSLVGGKGSPKSSDQALVGGQPCPLQEQDATPLMTGCQGAAGQKESWPPASLPCTLAVALPRTSPSGLELGDAGAQTPTPVQVLRVVARGVEVRSDPRRGGQEALGSLSEMDEREEEEVAGAALGDPGSSDRGRFAQALEVDQGCLQRAAGPLEVSPKALAREEEECLLDGELRLASSKVGATPWSRLLSLYKQLQKSAMTKEVSPQEDKDIEEEMEDDDSSFKFCVPGIVTLPSPLRKPFRSSDTLGFVESELKKLLVVQRESRLWKTDSPEGWELLAQSEVTLEEAGIVDSQGHQVEGEGSHLPAFGECWGPGGRMLRQQKQHPRLEGRVRSPLGVASRTEHLLLDEMDEMENWLPE; encoded by the exons ATGGAggccccagccccaacccctcAGGCCCATAATCTGGGCCGCTCGTCCATGTTCCGCCTTTTCCGTAGCCTGGTGGGGGGCAAGGGCAGCCCAAAGAGCTCAGACCAGGCCCTGGTGGGGGGTCAGCCGTGCCCCTTGCAAGAGCAGGACGCCACCCCCCTGATGACTGGCTGTCAGGGAGCAGCGGGGCAGAAGGAATCCTGGCCACCTGCCTCGCTGCCCTGTACCCTCGCTGTGGCCCTGCCACGAACTAGTCCCTCGGGGCTGGAGCTAGGGGATGCGGGGGCCCAGACCCCCACCCCTGTGCAGGTCCTGAGGGTGGTGGCCCGGGGTGTAGAAGTAAGGTCAGATCCACGCAGAGGAGGCCAGGAGGCGCTGGGCAGCCTGTCTGAGATGGAcgaaagggaagaggaggaggtggcaggggcGGCCTTGGGGGACCCGGGGTCCTCAGACAG GGGCCGCTTTGCCCAAGCCTTGGAGGTGGATCAAGGATGCCTGCAGAGGGCTGCGGGGCCACTGGAAGTCAGCCCCAAGGCCTtggccagagaggaggaggagtgtcTGCTTGACG GAGAACTCAGGCTGGCCTCCTCGAAGGTGGGGGCAACGCCATGGAGCCGCCTCCTCAGCTTGTACAAGCAGCTTCAGAAGTCAGCCATGACCAAG GAAGTCTCGCCCCAGGAGGACAAAGAcatagaggaggaaatggaggacGATGACAGTTCCTTCAAGTTCTGTGTCCCAGGCATCGTCACCCTCCCGTCGCCGCTGCGTAAGCCTTTTAGATCGTCAGATACACTAG GTTTTGTGGAGTCAGAGTTAAAGAAGCTTCTGGTAGTACAGCGGGAGTCCCGCCTCTGGAAGACAGACAGCCCCGAGGGCTGGGAGCTGCTGGCCCAGTCAGAAGTCACCCTGGAGGAGGCGGGCATTGTGGACAGCCAG GGACACCAagtggagggagaaggaagccACCTCCCAGCCTTTGGGGAATGCTGGGGACCTGGGGGCAGGATGCTGAGGCAGCAGAAGCAGCACCCCAGGCTGGAGGGCAGGGTGCGGAGCCCCCTTGGTGTGGCTTCCAGGacagag CACCTGCTCCTGGACGAGATGGACGAGATGGAAAACTGGCTTCCAGAGTGA
- the LOC125135203 gene encoding putative gametogenetin-binding protein 1 isoform X3 encodes MTKFPLKEVSPQEDKDIEEEMEDDDSSFKFCVPGIVTLPSPLRKPFRSSDTLGFVESELKKLLVVQRESRLWKTDSPEGWELLAQSEVTLEEAGIVDSQGHQVEGEGSHLPAFGECWGPGGRMLRQQKQHPRLEGRVRSPLGVASRTEHLLLDEMDEMENWLPE; translated from the exons ATGACCAAG TTTCCTCTCAAGGAAGTCTCGCCCCAGGAGGACAAAGAcatagaggaggaaatggaggacGATGACAGTTCCTTCAAGTTCTGTGTCCCAGGCATCGTCACCCTCCCGTCGCCGCTGCGTAAGCCTTTTAGATCGTCAGATACACTAG GTTTTGTGGAGTCAGAGTTAAAGAAGCTTCTGGTAGTACAGCGGGAGTCCCGCCTCTGGAAGACAGACAGCCCCGAGGGCTGGGAGCTGCTGGCCCAGTCAGAAGTCACCCTGGAGGAGGCGGGCATTGTGGACAGCCAG GGACACCAagtggagggagaaggaagccACCTCCCAGCCTTTGGGGAATGCTGGGGACCTGGGGGCAGGATGCTGAGGCAGCAGAAGCAGCACCCCAGGCTGGAGGGCAGGGTGCGGAGCCCCCTTGGTGTGGCTTCCAGGacagag CACCTGCTCCTGGACGAGATGGACGAGATGGAAAACTGGCTTCCAGAGTGA